In Thunnus maccoyii chromosome 3, fThuMac1.1, whole genome shotgun sequence, the following proteins share a genomic window:
- the LOC121891817 gene encoding uncharacterized protein LOC121891817, producing the protein MSLEFYDTASVYTCILPDVGIDKSLLKYSGMNSSAVLEAYSDKLVDSVPGFIESLGSSLGALNSIPNAVGLGAFLISMIMEVCIKGSTQTSDESSGLLKRVFGEEKASAVRDTMSEYLKRHHTFLNNEQRLQEEIRRLEAQLSGHLTTLRNSLLYDRQMSSRGFKIWVNGASFHLLMIIHEARLNVQAGKRESDYVDSIKVTIGWYLRDLENLLEKYKTYLTSITSIYIIRCYSPECAIVISPSCDLKNNEATCRIGIRSQSGCSDSEVIEGYIKNVFSRYEPITSLRNHFSNMKNNINSLINQHDPFTLPSLT; encoded by the coding sequence ATGTCTCTGGAGTTTTATGATACTGCTTCAGTGTACACATGCATCCTACCTGATGTCGGCATAGATAAATCCCTCCTGAAATACTCTGGCATGAACTCCAGCGCTGTATTGGAGGCCTACTCTGATAAGCTGGTCGACAGTGTACCAGGCTTCATCGAAAGTCTGGGATCTAGTTTGGGAGCACTGAATTCAATCCCAAATGCTGTTGGACTTGGAGCATTTCTGATTTCCATGATTATGGAGGTCTGCATCAAAGGCTCCACACAAACAAGTGATGAGTCATCCGGCTTGCTCAAACGTGTATTTGGTGAAGAGAAAGCCTCAGCTGTTCGGGACACAATGTCAGAGTATCTGAAGCGTCATCACACATTCCTTAACAATGAACAGCGTTTGCAGGAGGAAATACGAAGACTAGAGGCGCAGCTTAGCGGCCATCTCACCACCCTCCGAAACTCCCTGCTGTACGACAGACAGATGAGCTCCAGAGGGTTCAAAATCTGGGTCAATGGAGCCTCCTTCCACCTCCTGATGATAATCCATGAGGCACGACTGAACGTTCAGGCTGGAAAACGTGAATCAGACTATGTTGATTCAATTAAAGTTACCATCGGTTGGTATTTGCGGGATCTTGAGAACTTGCTAGAGAAATACAAGACTTACCTGACCAGTATTACTTCGATCTACATTATCAGGTGTTATTCCCCCGAATGTGCCATAGTGATTTCCCCATCTTGTGATCTTAAAAATAATGAGGCAACGTGTCGAATAGGAATTCGCTCACAGAGCGGTTGTTCAGATTCTGAGGTGATTGAGggttatattaaaaatgttttttcaagatATGAACCAATCACAAGCTTGAGAAACCATTTTTCAAAT
- the LOC121891812 gene encoding uncharacterized protein LOC121891812, translated as MGGGCSHNPPGYNEAYAISLYETALQNTCLLPDVGIDESLMKYSGLNSNAELQAYSNELLNSLPGNVEKLGSSLGEMTSIPNAVGLMAMVISMIMEMAITSSQQTSPDTYSLLHRVFGEEKASAVRDKLSQSVTRCHTFMNNDQRLQEELRRLEEQLSGHLTTLRNSLLYDNQMSSRGFKIWVNGASFHVQMLIHEARLNVKARYINKRLSYYVDSIKATISLYLQDLERLLEKYKTYKISTTKLAPDQYCVATGWGNVCKPVNCYIRNTEKTKCAISHSQQNSETCDGCDITEAYINHVFSRYEPITSLRNHFSTTKNNINSLINQHDTFTLPSIF; from the coding sequence ATGGGAGGTGGATGCTCACACAACCCACCAGGGTACAATGAAGCGTACGCCATTAGTTTGTATGAAACAGCTTTACAGAATACATGCCTCCTACCTGATGTCGGCATAGATGAGTCCCTGATGAAATACTCTGGTCTCAACTCCAACGCTGAACTGCAGGCGTACTCTAATGAGCTGCTCAACAGCTTACCAGGCAACGTCGAAAAGCTGGGATCTAGTTTGGGAGAAATGACTTCAATCCCAAACGCTGTTGGACTTATGGCAATGGTGATTTCCATGATTATGGAGATGGCCATCACGAGCTCCCAACAAACAAGTCCTGATACATACAGCTTGCTCCATCGTGTATTTGGTGAAGAGAAAGCCTCAGCTGTTCGGGACAAGTTGTCACAGTCTGTGACGCGCTGTCACACATTCATGAACAATGACCAGCGTTTGCAGGAGGAATTACGGAGACTAGAAGAGCAGCTGAGCGGCCATCTCACCACTCTCAGAAACTCCCTGCTGTATGACAATCAGATGAGCTCCAGAGGGTTCAAAATCTGGGTCAATGGAGCCTCCTTCCACGTCCAGATGTTGATCCATGAGGCACGGCTGAACGTTAAGGCTAGATACATAAATAAACGTTTATCATATTATGTTGATTCAATTAAAGCTACCATCAGTTTGTATTTGCAGGACCTTGAACGTTTGCTGGAGAAATACAAGACTTACAAGATTAGTACTACTAAGCTTGCGCCAGACCAGTATTGCGTGGCAACCGGATGGGGAAATGTATGCAAGCCAGTAAATTGTTATATTAGAAAtactgagaaaacaaaatgtgcaataagtCATTCTCAACAGAATAGTGAAACCTGTGATGGTTGTGATATAACTGAGGCTTatataaatcatgttttctcaAGATATGAACCAATCACAAGCTTGAGAAATCATTTTTCAACTACCAAGAACAACATTAACTCTCTAATCAACCAACATGATACGTTCACTCTGCCTTCAATATTCTAA